In Hermetia illucens chromosome 5, iHerIll2.2.curated.20191125, whole genome shotgun sequence, a single window of DNA contains:
- the LOC119657019 gene encoding uncharacterized protein LOC119657019: MTGIVDTEAWREFFSVLQTLPELWKIKADVFKYKHKKKIALSKLLEVYKSIDGNANEDTVKKRLQNIRSCYRRECKKVERSRKSGAAVEEEYVPTLWYFDLVKFLRDQEIQLSGTSTGDLEDGDLELPTETHEPGPSHKRRRTNDAHLEERNALFKNALAQLAFSEKPKDDASTHSESWAVSLRELAALQQICAKKAIQDIFTLGQLGALRLSTVNVAEALAISSEHSGK; this comes from the exons ATGACAGGGATTGTAGATACTGAGGCGTGGAGGGAGTTTTTCTCCGTGCTACAAACCTTGCCGGAGCTTTGGAAGATCAAAGCGGACGTCTTTAAATACaaacataagaaaaaaattgcactttcAAAACTATTGGAAGTATACAAGTCCATAGACGGCAACGCGAATGAAGACACCGTGAAAAAAAGACTTCAAAATATAAGAAGCTGCTACCGCAGAGAGTGTAAAAAAGTCGAGAGGAGCCGAAAATCTGGAGCTGCCGTCGAGGAGGAGTATGTACCTACGTTATGGTACTTTGATCTAGTTAAGTTCTTGAGGGATCAAGAAATACAGTTGAGTGGTACGTCTACCGGCGACTTGGAAGATGGAGATCTTGAGTTACCAACG gAAACTCATGAGCCGGGgcccagccacaaaaggagaaGAACGAATGATGCGCACCTAGAGGAGAGGAATGCGCTATTTAAAAACGCGCTGGCCCAGTTGGCATTCTCAGAAAAGCCGAAAGATGATGCCAGCACACATTCTGAAAGTTGGGCAGTTTCACTTAGGGAGCTTGCGGCGCTCCAACAAATATGTGCCAAAAAAGCGATACAAGACATTTTCACGCTAGGGCAATTAGGAGCCCTACGGTTGAGTACAGTAAATGTTGCTGAAGCCTTAGCAATTTCAAGTGAACATAGCGGTAAATAA